The genomic stretch CATGTATTTAGGAAAAACAGGAGAATTTGGCATGGAACTCTCATCACCAATTGTACTTCGTTTTACATGAGAAAATGATTTTCTTTGGACTGACATTTTTGAACTCAATTCTTTTTGCACTTCATTTTTTACTGTAATATTTGAAAGATGAGATGGTtttgttggaaattataaaataataatttccatagtgtgttctaatgtgacaaaaaaatgggaatagatttttggttgttgcataaatttgttttttgaattcaaatttacaacatttcatgaaggggtgccttgtgtcattatagatgaaccattgcaatatatggtgaaaaggtgttgtttcatcaagagttgcaaacttatgaaacaacacatgcatggcctataaatacacatttatgaatccaaaatgaaATACACAAAAACATTATCCTCTAATATATTTTCCAGacagcttccttgcattcgagtttcttcaccggtcttgtgcagactcgagtaaggctgaattatcctgggtattcaggccgttcctactctaagacaatcgagagtgtgcttgaaatacttttaaggaaagtgattccgttcacgaTTTAGCCTCGATCCATTcgattgaaattgattttttcgaacaatcttaaaagtattttgcATAATGGCAATCGAGGCTTCCATTTCAAGGATCAAATGAGGAATTGTTATGCCATGGATATATTCTAAATACAAGAATAATCGTTATTTACGATCCGGGTACGTTTTATTCTTTCTCCGAAAAATTCATAGAATTGTGAAAAATTATAATATCAAGATATTATGAAATTTTATTAACAACCGATACAGAACCTTAAATTATCGAGATTATGATTTTTCGATAATGATTAAGATATATAATGTACATAAaatagttaatttttaaaattgttgTAATAGTGATTGCAATATATGTTATATTTCTTGTGTTGATATAAAATATGGCGTAATGGACGTAAAGATGACATGTATACTTAATTATGTGGATTTCGTACTGTGcattttgaacttttgatttcgTATAAATGTTGTAAGAAACGAAACACCGCATGCATAATTTTTTGTAGCTTTGATATAATCATCAGACACATATTTGATTTTCAATCATACGACATACAAGGTAGATAAATGAAATGGATTTAAATCCTATATAATAATTTGCGGTGTTATACGGTAATAcgaaagtttgaaaatatatatgaattCGGAACGGAGCACTGTATATATTGTTTATAGAAACATTACTCCAATATATGTGTCGTTTGGTGGTGTGGCTTGGCAAtactataataatatataattcatAGAAAGTTGTGTCAATATACCCGTGGTTTGGCCTTCAAACAAAGCACATCATCAATGTATATAGCAGGTATATACATAATACACCTATTGCATTAGTGCATGATAATGGTTTATGAAAACCatctaaaataaattcatattggGATTATTTTAATATCTTTTGCAAAAGGTTTCTCTATCATTACAGAATATATTTTAACCTTTGTTTCCATATTGATATATTTCAACTTTTACAATTATAATTGGTGAGTGAACTAGCCGTGAACAAGTTCTGGTCAAATATTTGTGAAAATAATCGTCTATTGGCATATCTATGATAAAAGCtaaattgaaatagaaaatttgaaattttagagTATGGATTCGTTGATTGCTAAGGTagtcaaatttattttaaattgtgcaaattgaattttgatttggatttcATGTGAATTATTTGTGTTTgatgaaatttattattataaggcATATAAAGATCATATAGAGATGATTGTTGCTTACCTATGAATTTGGATTCTAATGTAACTATTGAATGCCAagatttgaaattttgagatgtTGAATGTTGAGAATCTTATCGCGGAGGATAAGGAATTTCTGATTCACACAAATAAGGAACCTTGTGAGGAGGCTTCTCCAAGggttgttgaaaataaaaatcgAAAGTTCGTCAATGATTGTTGAAAAATAACTTGAACTTAGAATAAACAGAAAGTTTGAAAGGCTGAGGAATTATGATCGAACAAAATCGATTGTTgacatatttcttttatttagtaaaataaaattgtgAGAATTATGTTCGTAatattcctattattcttcaagtggaagatgatCCTAAAAATTACAACTTCAAGGGACTtctcttggaatgatgttattatccaagatgaaatggattcaacaATGTCAAACCATACTAGGTTGGAAACAAGTGAGTGTTTAGAAGGAAGTATCATAAAGATGGTATACTAAACACCTACAAGTCTAGATTAATAGCCAAGTGTTTATACAAGgaatgtgttaattatttaaacGTATATGCACTAGTAGCAAAGACGGCAACAATTAGAGTATTGTTTGCATTAGTTTTTGCATGAACTTATAGTTCATCAAAAGGATGTCAAATTGACATTCCTAAAATGGAAATCTCAATAaggagatttacatggagaaaTCATAAGGTTATATGCTTTCTGGTAATGAacaaaagattaaaaaataaaagaggagACACACAACTTAGGGGGAGACGTTTAaatcttatcaaaacaagaattcaaagagtatgtcatcatcaaaaagggggagattgtgaagaatacatcttatatttagttttgatgaagacaaaggttatcaaataagaaaaggatcaaaagtgtcatgcacatcaatgatgtggttgatcaagaaggttgaacatagaagttcaagagaagatttgagagaagtgaacataactaaggtactcattgcaattcatactatttattttaaattgctcataatttaatctctcacttcatctaaaaaatcttcttgcatcatcatgcatgattatctaaaaatattttttcatctaattcttgtgacaagtgtacacaaagttgtgtgagAACATTGTGATTTTCTTGTCTCCATTATATACGAGATGAATGGAactttagaaacaaagaggtttctagatTCGACATTCAAGATGAAAAGATCTTGAAATGATAGACACTAttttcgatcaaagtaaagcgaaaTAGTGGGGGTCATAAACTTAGTCAAAGACActttgagaaagttcttgataagttcaaactatcacgtttcaagaaagtgaatattcaatttgatcttagtgtcaaaatgatgatggaagaaatgtggctatattagaatacgcaagtgaaattggttttctaatgTAATGTACTAGACCTGACATAGAATTTGCAgttagtaaatgagtagatttactagaagTACAAATGGTGAGCATTAGGAGGCTAtcacaaggattttgattatcttttaaaaatcaaaatcttgacctccattatggtaggtttcctgccatattaaaaggatataccaatatgagttggatatcgagtgttggagatcatatatttacaactaagtggatatttacactagttgaaggtgagatttcttggaagagcaagaaacaaacatgcatcactCTTTTGACCATGGAGCCATAGTGTGTGGATCTCGCTTCCACTGGTCAAAGAAGTTAAATGGTTAAGGGACCTTTTGTCAAAAGTTCCATTAGTTAAACAcagtgtttcaaaggtgttaacacaatgtgttagtcaagccaatttagcaaaagaattcagataagtgtaaaatggaagtctgggcactgaggccttagacattcgtgagaaaattgattaaagatgtaatcatttactcgcatatatacgatcgatctataatttgggaaattcatttactaagccattggccagagacttagtaaaaacaacctcaagaggtatgaggttgaaactccttgagtaagagttccgacagcggcggcaacccaatcttacgttaacagaacattaacctcaagattttcaatgggtaacaacaagtcgttgatttggataattgtcgaacatttcgtgataatgttgaccttaaaacgagggttgagttttattttaaaactcttaatgaagttcaataccaaGGGTACGTGTCTCGTGGAAAaggacacaatatgaacttcacctatgtgaatttcgagatggtgccgtctcaaagtgagagttggagtttctctcatgaaaaattcatgaaacaggatagcacatggccataaataagtgctaagcgagttatgcagaggaagaacctttaaagagtgtgtgtaaggtaacaccggtctaatcatatggattcatggtttaaaagcattgctacctaatattccgattaaactttgtgttgtcctcactaaggttaagttttaaatcgaaagatacctaactgtattaacacttttTATATCTCATTTCTGGAATTATTgattttgtcattattagaacaagtgggggattgttggaaattataaaataataatttccatagtgtgttctaatgtgacaaaaaaatgggaatagatttttggttgttgcataaatttgttttttgaattcaaatttacaacatttcatgaaggggtgccttgtgtcattatagatgaaccattgcaatatatggtgaaaaggtgttgtttcatcaagagttgcaaacttatgaaacaacacatgcatggcctataaatacacatttatgaatccaaaatgaaATACACAAAAACATTATCCTCTAATATATTTTCCAGacagcttccttgcattcgagtttcttcaccggtcttgtgcagactcgagtaaggctgaattatcctgggtattcaggccgttcctactctaagacaatcgagagtgtgcttgaaatacttttaaggaaagtgattccgttcacgaTTTAGCCTCGATCCATTcgattgaaattgattttttcGAACAGGTTTATAAAGAACATCCCAATCAGTTATTTCTTTATGTAACCATTCTCCTAAAGTACGACAGCTATCTCCTCCGATTTCTTCCACCCTTTGAGAAAATGTTCTCTCCTGAAAAATATAAATCACATTGTTATTACTTCTAGTGCATGCCATGAAAAAAAAGGAAGGTTCAAGATTAGATTACCTTTTGTGAAGATGAGTATTGTCTCATGCGGTCTCTTTTGACAATAGCCTCTTGCTTTCTTAACCATATAGCTTCAATGTCTTCTCTTGAGTGTGAGCTACAATTCCATGTTCTTTGACTATAGCATTCAGCCTGCGAAAATTCTCGAGTGGATTAGACACGATGGTAGCTCATATTCAGTGCACACTAGCCCTTTTCAGATAAACAATTTACCTTAAGGTCATTCTCTTCtaactttttcttttcctttggaaactgTTTTATCTGACCATTTTTGCAGTTTTCTTCTTCAGTATGGCTGTTTCTGCCCTGATTTTCCTTCTGAATTTTCGCATTTGAGGGAACATTCATCAAAGATCGGGACACTTGACGCCTAACAGCTTCACCGCGAATTATGGCCTGTAGTCTTATAACTCCCTTCAACGCTCTTAACGCTTTCCTAGCCTGTTTCATTACCAAGTTATAATTCAAGTAAATCTACAAGTACTTGATAATTGATAGTACAAAAGAAGAACCGGATCAAGGAAACTCACGAGATGTGCACGATAAACGCTTTGAATCTTGATGGCAGCCAAACTTCTGTTTCCGTTCGAGAGATATGCATACGAACGAGAGGCACCGCTTGTGAGCTTGACAACCTCAGCAGCAGCATGTGCAGCAGCGATTGCAGCCTCTGCAGCAGATGCTGTTGCAATAGCCACTGCTAAAGCATGCTTTCTTTGTTCTGCATTTGCTTCAATCAATGTCCTTTTCGAAGCTGTTATTGTAGGGTACTGCTTCTGTTTAATCCTTCCTAATCTCCATCCCCATTTCTTCTGGTTCTGGATATCACACAAGAATtatttagcaaaataagttttGTAGTACTAATTGTAAGATGATCACAATGATGTATATGAATTTCTTACTTTGTCCTTTGACTCAGAAAGGAATAGGCTTTTCACCCATCCAAACAAGCTCTTCCTCTTTGCCATTAAGATTTACCACATCACTCAAACTGAATTTGTatgcatcaaaagaagatgatGATCACCCTTGTTGATGATTTCAAAGtctaaactttgttgatgattttAGGAATGAGATTGATTGCTCTTTGTGCGTGTTATTAAAATTTATAGGCTTTAATAAATGTGATTAGCATTGAGTAGCTAGCATGTATGTGTAAAGGGAAGCAATAATATAAGTACATTGGGAAAGCCATAAGGATGAATGATTCTTGTAATGATGTGGTCAATGGATTTAGGAGACTCATCATGGTTGCTTAGAACATAAAACTACAATGGGGTCCCTTCCCTCTTATAAACTTATATGTTTGATTTGTCACACTAACTAAAATAACCTTTTCTTTTCCCTCCGGAAGGCTGCACTTAACTCTTATTGTAACTGAAAAAATATGCATTATAATACATGTCCAAATTGAAACTAGCTATCATATGATGAATAGATTctattatgtaaaaaaaaaaagaaaaaaaaagagtatAATTAATAAGTTAGTCCATAGTAGATAAATTTGTAGCTAATAACCGAAAAATTAACTCATAACTAAAAGAGGATAAATTAGTAGattgaatttatattttattccGTACTGATGTTAGGAATAGACAAAAGGTTGAAGATAACCAGAGTGACAAAGGCTTCTGATACGTTGGTTATGGTTTTTTAAGGAACAAAGAGAGTATCGTTAAAACGTTAGCACTTTAACGCTCAAATCAGTGTTTGTATGAGGTGAAACTTTGCAAGTGTGTGTAATAGAATATTTGAGTATGACTCAGAGTTATGCTTATAAAAAGGTAACGATTATAACCATTCCCAATTTGTGTGACATGGAGTGGGGGCAGCAAttggatgcaattgatgattaagatGGAGGAGGAGCTTGCGCTCCTATACAGTGTTAATAAATGAACCATTTGTGCGTCAATAAATGGATCGCTCTTCGCTGGATTGGACTTATGAGTTGGGCCGATCTCAAGAGATCTTTAGAAATCCCAAAGTCCTATGAAGCGCCGACACGCCATTCAAAAGGCGTGTCGCCGCGTCGGACACGGATACTCGTACGACACGCGTACGATACGTATCTGACACGTTTTTGCATTGtccaacaaaaaaataatttaattgtagCGGACACGGATACGACACCTTGTTTCAAATAAAGGACACACCCaactaaaaaaaatagatttcttttataaaaaaaagtccaACTCAAtaattatcaaatttttatttataaaaataatagggttttttttttctctcatatTTCACTTCTCTGCTATAAAAATAACACAATTAAGATTccttatttttttctcttattccACAGTTTAAATGTTGATTTTATCAATATGGAGTGACTATGATAtgatttgtattattttgttttggtggatttatgtttttttattgaaagtactaattttaaatatatatacataaatttaTGTTTCTTGTTTTAAACTCTTTATAAATTGAGCTCA from Vicia villosa cultivar HV-30 ecotype Madison, WI linkage group LG4, Vvil1.0, whole genome shotgun sequence encodes the following:
- the LOC131600024 gene encoding protein IQ-DOMAIN 12-like; translated protein: MAKRKSLFGWVKSLFLSESKDKNQKKWGWRLGRIKQKQYPTITASKRTLIEANAEQRKHALAVAIATASAAEAAIAAAHAAAEVVKLTSGASRSYAYLSNGNRSLAAIKIQSVYRAHLARKALRALKGVIRLQAIIRGEAVRRQVSRSLMNVPSNAKIQKENQGRNSHTEEENCKNGQIKQFPKEKKKLEENDLKAECYSQRTWNCSSHSREDIEAIWLRKQEAIVKRDRMRQYSSSQKERTFSQRVEEIGGDSCRTLGEWLHKEITDWDVLYKPVRKNQFQSNGSRLNRERNHFP